One window of the Allosaccharopolyspora coralli genome contains the following:
- the lipA gene encoding lipoyl synthase, with protein sequence MTVAPEGRKLLRLEVRNSQTPIEKKPSWIKTRARMGPEYQELKSLVKREGLNTVCEEAGCPNIFECWEDREATFLIGGDQCTRRCDFCQIDTGKPAEFDDTEPRKVAESVQAMGLRYSTVTGVARDDLDDGGAWLYAETVRRIHALNPGTGVELLIPDFNAEPDQLAEVFGSRPEVLAHNVETVPRIFKRIRPAFRYDRSLEVITKAREDGLVTKSNLILGMGEEPHEVTEALQDLHDAGCDIITITQYLRPSPRHHPVDRWVKPEEFVEHTKAAEEIGFPGVMAGPLVRSSYRAGRLYAKATQHRGMPLPENLQHLAQAQPAAQEASSLLSR encoded by the coding sequence GTGACTGTGGCACCGGAGGGGCGGAAACTGTTGCGTCTGGAAGTGCGCAACAGCCAGACGCCGATCGAGAAGAAGCCGTCGTGGATCAAGACCCGCGCCCGGATGGGCCCGGAGTACCAGGAGCTCAAAAGCCTGGTGAAACGCGAAGGGCTCAACACCGTCTGCGAGGAAGCGGGCTGCCCGAACATCTTCGAATGCTGGGAGGACCGCGAGGCGACCTTCCTCATCGGCGGTGACCAGTGCACCCGGCGCTGTGACTTCTGCCAGATCGACACCGGCAAACCCGCCGAGTTCGACGACACCGAGCCGCGCAAGGTGGCCGAGTCGGTCCAGGCGATGGGTCTGCGCTACTCGACGGTGACCGGCGTGGCCCGCGACGACCTCGACGACGGCGGCGCCTGGCTCTACGCCGAGACGGTGCGCCGGATCCACGCGCTCAACCCGGGCACCGGTGTGGAGCTGCTCATCCCGGACTTCAACGCCGAGCCGGACCAGCTCGCCGAGGTCTTCGGCTCGCGGCCCGAGGTGCTCGCGCACAACGTCGAGACGGTGCCGCGGATCTTCAAGCGGATCCGCCCGGCGTTCCGCTACGACCGGTCGCTGGAGGTCATCACGAAGGCCCGCGAGGACGGGCTGGTGACCAAGTCGAACCTCATCCTCGGCATGGGCGAGGAGCCGCACGAGGTGACCGAGGCGTTGCAGGACCTGCACGACGCCGGCTGCGACATCATCACCATCACCCAGTACCTGCGCCCGAGCCCCCGGCACCACCCCGTGGACCGCTGGGTCAAGCCCGAGGAGTTCGTCGAGCACACGAAGGCCGCCGAGGAGATCGGATTCCCCGGTGTCATGGCCGGCCCGTTGGTCCGCTCGAGCTACCGCGCGGGCCGGTTGTACGCGAAGGCGACGCAGCACCGCGGTATGCCGCTGCCGGAGAACCTGCAGCACCTCGCGCAGGCGCAGCCCGCCGCGCAGGAGGCCAGCAGCCTGCTCTCGCGCTGA
- a CDS encoding OsmC family protein yields the protein MTDNIEQDRRDAPAVRARHDYAVEVVWTGNTGHGTSSYRSYQRIHEVRVDGREPIEASADPTFRGDADRYNPEELLVASLSQCHMLWYLHLAAESGVVVIGYHDAARGTMAESADGPGWFEQVVLAPEVTVEDHASVAVAEALHERAHELCYIARSVNFPVRHEVSVRVAN from the coding sequence GTGACCGACAACATCGAACAGGACCGCCGTGACGCCCCGGCCGTGCGCGCACGACACGACTACGCGGTCGAGGTGGTGTGGACCGGCAACACCGGTCACGGCACCAGCAGCTACCGCAGTTACCAGCGCATCCACGAGGTACGTGTCGACGGCCGGGAGCCCATCGAGGCCTCCGCTGACCCGACGTTCCGTGGCGACGCCGATCGCTACAACCCGGAAGAGCTTCTGGTCGCGTCGCTCTCGCAGTGCCACATGCTCTGGTACCTGCACCTCGCGGCGGAATCCGGCGTGGTCGTGATCGGCTACCACGACGCGGCGCGCGGCACGATGGCCGAGAGCGCGGACGGGCCGGGCTGGTTCGAGCAGGTCGTGCTCGCCCCGGAGGTCACCGTGGAGGACCACGCCAGCGTCGCGGTCGCCGAGGCGTTGCACGAGCGCGCGCACGAACTCTGCTACATCGCGCGATCGGTGAACTTCCCGGTGCGTCACGAGGTATCGGTGCGCGTCGCGAACTGA
- the sucB gene encoding 2-oxoglutarate dehydrogenase, E2 component, dihydrolipoamide succinyltransferase produces MTFSVQMPALGESVSEGTITRWLKQEGETVEVDEPLLEVSTDKVDTEIPSPAAGVLQKIVAQEDDTVDVGGELAVIGDSAEGSSSAEASAPAQEAPAQQEAPAQQETPAEEAPAQQEAPAQQAPAQQEAAGGSSGTDVEMPALGESVAEGTITRWLKQVGDSVEVDEPLLEVSTDKVDTEIPSPVAGTVLEIAAQEDDTVEVGGKLAVVGEQGAAPASTDAEQQQSAPAEQQAAASAAPAKEEAPAEPAREAPAPAPARETSAPEQQPSPGQQPAAAQAAPAQQADAGSAPYVTPLVRKLANEHGIDLSAIKGSGVGGRIRKQDVQAAVDGKQTQQASAPAAPARPSAVAVEPSAEAQALRGTTQKMSRLRQVIAQRMRESLHGAAQLTTVVEVDVTNIARLRDRAKAGFEASEGVKLSFLPFFAKATVEALKLHPVVNASIDEERKEITYHGAEHLAVAVDTERGLLTPVIHDAGDLNLGGLARKIADLAERTRDNKIKPDELSGGTFTLTNTGSRGALFDTPILNPPQVGMLGTGTVVKRPVVVPDANGEDTIGIRSMLYLAMSYDHRLVDGADAARFLTTLKQRLEEGSFEADLGL; encoded by the coding sequence ATGACCTTCTCCGTTCAGATGCCGGCCCTCGGCGAGAGCGTCAGCGAGGGCACGATCACCCGGTGGCTCAAGCAGGAAGGCGAGACCGTCGAGGTCGACGAGCCGCTGCTGGAGGTCTCCACCGACAAGGTCGACACCGAGATCCCGTCCCCCGCGGCGGGCGTCCTGCAGAAGATCGTCGCCCAGGAGGACGACACCGTCGACGTCGGCGGCGAGCTCGCCGTGATCGGTGACTCGGCGGAGGGGTCCTCCTCCGCCGAGGCGTCGGCGCCCGCACAGGAGGCGCCTGCTCAGCAGGAAGCCCCGGCTCAGCAGGAAACCCCGGCTGAGGAAGCCCCCGCCCAACAAGAGGCCCCGGCTCAGCAAGCCCCCGCCCAGCAAGAGGCGGCAGGCGGCTCGTCGGGCACCGACGTGGAGATGCCCGCACTGGGCGAGAGTGTCGCCGAGGGCACGATCACCCGGTGGCTCAAGCAGGTCGGCGACAGCGTCGAGGTCGACGAGCCACTGCTGGAGGTCTCCACCGACAAGGTCGACACCGAGATCCCGTCCCCGGTCGCGGGCACGGTGCTCGAGATCGCCGCCCAGGAGGACGACACCGTCGAGGTCGGCGGCAAGCTCGCGGTCGTCGGTGAACAGGGCGCCGCCCCGGCCTCCACCGACGCCGAGCAGCAGCAGTCCGCTCCCGCCGAGCAGCAAGCCGCGGCGAGCGCCGCACCGGCGAAGGAGGAAGCCCCGGCGGAGCCCGCGCGCGAGGCTCCGGCACCGGCACCAGCGCGGGAAACCTCCGCACCGGAGCAGCAGCCCAGCCCGGGACAGCAGCCCGCCGCGGCACAAGCGGCTCCGGCACAGCAGGCCGACGCGGGTAGCGCACCGTACGTGACACCGCTGGTCCGCAAGCTCGCCAACGAGCACGGCATCGACCTGTCCGCGATCAAGGGCAGCGGGGTCGGAGGCCGGATCCGCAAACAGGACGTCCAGGCCGCCGTCGACGGAAAGCAGACACAGCAGGCGTCCGCACCGGCGGCTCCGGCCCGGCCGAGCGCCGTCGCGGTCGAGCCCTCCGCCGAGGCGCAGGCACTGCGGGGCACCACGCAGAAGATGTCGCGGCTGCGTCAGGTCATCGCACAGCGGATGCGTGAGTCGCTGCACGGCGCAGCGCAGCTCACCACGGTGGTCGAGGTCGACGTCACGAACATCGCCCGCCTGCGGGACCGTGCGAAGGCCGGTTTCGAGGCCTCCGAGGGCGTGAAGCTGTCGTTCCTGCCGTTCTTCGCCAAGGCCACCGTCGAGGCGTTGAAGCTGCACCCGGTGGTCAACGCCTCGATCGACGAGGAACGCAAGGAGATCACCTACCACGGTGCCGAGCACCTCGCGGTCGCCGTCGACACCGAGCGCGGCCTGCTCACCCCGGTGATCCACGATGCCGGTGATCTCAACCTGGGCGGCCTCGCCCGCAAGATCGCCGACCTCGCGGAGCGCACCCGGGACAACAAGATCAAGCCCGACGAGCTCAGCGGCGGCACGTTCACGCTGACCAACACGGGCAGCCGGGGAGCGTTGTTCGACACGCCGATCCTGAACCCGCCGCAGGTGGGCATGCTCGGGACCGGCACCGTCGTGAAGCGCCCGGTGGTCGTCCCCGACGCCAACGGCGAGGACACGATCGGGATCCGTTCGATGCTGTACCTGGCGATGTCCTACGACCACCGCCTGGTCGACGGCGCGGACGCGGCGCGGTTCCTCACCACGCTCAAGCAGCGCCTCGAAGAAGGCTCGTTCGAGGCCGACCTCGGTCTGTGA
- a CDS encoding TIGR01777 family oxidoreductase translates to MRVVIAGSSGLLGTSLVPALRQGKHEVIRLVRREPEAPDERGWDPARGHLDDGALHGAEAVINLCGAGIGDKRWTEQRKRELVSSRTQATTVLARAVAEQGIPALLNASAVGYYGDTGDEQVTEDSGSGSGFLADMCRQWEQATAPAADGGARVALLRSGLVLSPAGGLLGPLKPLFKLMLGGRIGSGRQYMPWISLDDEVSAIRFVLENPELSGPVNVTGPVPVTNVEFTHALATALGRPAPWVVPGFALRAVLGEFADEGALVGQRAIPAKLIEHGYPFQHPTLEAALAAVAP, encoded by the coding sequence ATGCGCGTTGTGATCGCCGGGTCGTCCGGTTTGCTCGGCACCAGCCTCGTGCCTGCGTTGCGACAGGGCAAACACGAGGTGATCCGGCTGGTGCGGCGGGAGCCGGAGGCACCGGACGAGCGGGGCTGGGATCCCGCACGAGGGCATCTCGACGACGGTGCGCTCCACGGCGCCGAGGCGGTGATCAACCTGTGCGGCGCCGGTATCGGCGACAAGCGGTGGACCGAGCAGCGCAAGCGTGAACTCGTCTCGTCCCGCACCCAGGCCACCACGGTCCTCGCCCGGGCAGTGGCCGAGCAGGGCATCCCGGCGCTGCTCAACGCCTCCGCCGTCGGCTACTACGGCGACACCGGCGATGAGCAGGTCACCGAGGACTCCGGCTCCGGTTCGGGGTTCCTCGCCGACATGTGCAGACAGTGGGAGCAGGCGACGGCACCGGCCGCCGACGGCGGCGCCCGGGTTGCCCTGTTGCGTTCCGGCCTCGTGCTCTCCCCCGCCGGTGGCCTGCTCGGTCCCTTGAAGCCGTTGTTCAAGTTGATGCTCGGGGGACGGATCGGAAGCGGACGGCAGTACATGCCGTGGATCTCGTTGGACGACGAGGTCTCGGCGATCCGGTTCGTGCTGGAGAACCCCGAGCTGTCCGGGCCGGTGAACGTGACCGGGCCGGTGCCGGTGACCAACGTCGAGTTCACCCATGCTCTGGCGACCGCGCTCGGCCGCCCGGCGCCGTGGGTGGTACCCGGTTTCGCGCTGCGGGCCGTGCTGGGCGAGTTCGCCGACGAGGGCGCGCTGGTGGGCCAGCGGGCGATTCCGGCGAAGCTCATCGAGCACGGCTACCCGTTCCAGCACCCCACGCTGGAGGCCGCACTGGCCGCCGTGGCGCCGTGA
- a CDS encoding oxidoreductase, with protein MTKWTEADIPDQTGRTVLVTGANSGLGLRSAELLASRGARVLMACRDPERGRAAVDRVRAVSSTDPELVTLDLADLASVRKAAESVRELTGDTLDVVMNNAGIMAVPHRTTADGFELQVGTNHLGHAGLTWLLMPALRSRPGARVVTLSSIAHLGGNLDVADLNFGSRSYTPAKGYTQSKLANLMFAVELDRRVQAAGLDLVSVAAHPGMSETELPGNSIRMRTTSSVVDKLTRLGNKVVTQPVERGVLPQLYAATAPGVRGGEYYGPNGFRELRGWPALAKKLRAASDERTGRALWSVTADLTGIDPDPA; from the coding sequence ATGACGAAGTGGACCGAGGCCGACATCCCCGACCAGACGGGCCGCACCGTCCTTGTCACCGGAGCGAACTCGGGGCTCGGCCTGCGCAGCGCGGAACTACTGGCGAGCAGGGGCGCCCGGGTGCTCATGGCCTGCCGTGACCCGGAACGTGGGCGCGCAGCGGTCGACCGAGTACGCGCGGTGTCGTCGACGGACCCCGAACTGGTGACGTTGGACCTCGCCGACCTGGCTTCGGTGCGCAAAGCGGCCGAGTCGGTGCGCGAACTGACCGGCGACACCCTCGACGTGGTGATGAACAACGCCGGAATCATGGCGGTTCCGCACCGCACGACCGCCGACGGCTTCGAACTGCAGGTCGGCACCAATCACCTCGGGCACGCGGGTCTGACGTGGCTACTGATGCCCGCGCTGCGCTCCCGGCCGGGTGCACGGGTGGTGACGCTGTCCAGCATCGCTCACCTCGGCGGCAACCTCGACGTCGCCGACCTCAACTTCGGCAGCCGCTCCTACACTCCCGCCAAGGGCTACACCCAGTCGAAACTGGCCAACCTCATGTTCGCCGTCGAGCTCGACCGGCGCGTCCAGGCGGCCGGGCTCGACCTGGTCAGCGTCGCCGCCCATCCGGGGATGAGCGAGACCGAACTGCCGGGGAACTCGATCCGAATGCGCACGACATCGTCCGTGGTGGACAAGCTGACCCGGCTGGGCAACAAGGTCGTCACCCAGCCCGTCGAGCGGGGCGTCCTCCCGCAGCTCTACGCCGCTACGGCACCGGGTGTGCGCGGCGGCGAGTACTACGGGCCGAACGGTTTCCGTGAGCTGCGGGGCTGGCCCGCACTGGCGAAGAAGCTGCGGGCCGCGTCGGACGAACGCACCGGCCGTGCGTTGTGGTCGGTCACGGCCGACCTCACCGGAATCGATCCCGACCCTGCCTGA
- the lpdA gene encoding dihydrolipoyl dehydrogenase, with protein MTDNSADLVILGGGSGGYACAFRAAELGMSVVLIEKDKLGGTCLHRGCIPTKALLHAAEIADAAREGDQFGVKSSLEGIDMAGVNSYKDGIVGKLYKGLQGLAKAHKVTFVEGNGTLVDANTVDVDGTRYTGRNVVLATGSYSKTLPGLELGGRIVDSEQALTMDTVPDKVVVLGGGVIGVEFASVWRSFGAEVTVVEALPNLVPNEDVFASKQLERAFRKRGIKFKTGVKFTGAEQSDSGVQVSLETGDTLDADLLLVAVGRGPTTEGLGYEQVGVSMERGFVTTDERLNTSVPGVKAVGDIVPGLQLAHRGFAQGIFVAEDIAGLDPQVIDEAGIPRVTYCEPEVASVGLTESEAEQQHGEVEAFTYDLAGNGKSQILKSPGAVKVVRAKNGPVVGLHIVGNRVGELVAEAQLIYNWEALPEDVAPLIHAHPTQTEALGEAHLALAGKPLHVHG; from the coding sequence GTGACCGACAACTCCGCCGATCTGGTCATTCTCGGTGGCGGCTCGGGCGGCTACGCCTGTGCCTTCCGCGCCGCCGAGCTGGGCATGTCCGTCGTCCTGATCGAGAAGGACAAGCTGGGCGGTACCTGCCTGCACCGCGGCTGCATCCCCACGAAGGCCCTGCTGCACGCTGCCGAGATCGCCGACGCCGCCCGCGAGGGCGACCAGTTCGGCGTCAAGTCGTCCCTCGAGGGCATCGACATGGCGGGGGTGAACAGCTACAAGGACGGCATCGTCGGCAAGCTCTACAAGGGCCTGCAGGGACTGGCCAAGGCCCACAAGGTCACCTTCGTCGAAGGCAACGGCACCCTCGTCGACGCCAACACCGTCGACGTCGACGGAACCCGCTACACGGGGCGCAACGTCGTGCTCGCCACCGGCTCGTACTCCAAGACGCTGCCCGGGCTCGAGCTGGGCGGCCGGATCGTCGACTCCGAGCAGGCGCTGACCATGGACACCGTGCCGGACAAGGTCGTCGTTCTCGGCGGAGGCGTCATCGGCGTCGAGTTCGCCAGCGTGTGGCGCTCCTTCGGTGCCGAGGTCACCGTGGTCGAGGCGCTGCCGAACCTCGTCCCGAACGAGGACGTCTTCGCCTCCAAGCAGCTGGAGCGCGCGTTCCGCAAACGCGGGATCAAGTTCAAGACCGGCGTGAAGTTCACCGGCGCCGAGCAGTCCGACTCGGGCGTGCAGGTCAGCCTGGAGACCGGCGACACGCTCGACGCGGACCTGCTGCTGGTCGCCGTCGGCCGCGGTCCGACCACCGAGGGCCTCGGCTACGAGCAGGTCGGCGTGAGCATGGAGCGCGGCTTCGTCACCACCGACGAGCGGCTCAACACCAGCGTCCCCGGCGTGAAGGCCGTCGGTGACATCGTGCCCGGGCTGCAGCTCGCCCATCGCGGCTTCGCCCAGGGCATCTTCGTCGCCGAGGACATCGCCGGACTCGACCCTCAGGTCATCGACGAGGCGGGCATTCCCCGTGTGACCTACTGCGAGCCGGAGGTCGCCTCCGTCGGACTCACCGAGTCCGAGGCCGAGCAGCAGCACGGCGAGGTCGAGGCGTTCACCTACGACCTCGCAGGCAACGGCAAGAGCCAGATCCTCAAGAGCCCCGGAGCCGTGAAGGTCGTGCGCGCCAAGAACGGTCCCGTCGTCGGCCTGCACATCGTCGGCAACCGGGTCGGCGAGCTCGTCGCGGAGGCCCAGCTCATCTACAACTGGGAGGCGTTGCCCGAGGACGTCGCGCCGCTCATCCACGCCCACCCGACCCAGACCGAGGCGCTCGGCGAGGCCCACCTCGCCCTGGCAGGCAAGCCACTGCACGTCCACGGCTGA
- a CDS encoding oxidoreductase, translating into MGLFDRLRRRGKKPSRAAVSDDVDHLREWAETRRGVEAFLEPPTVMTQTTLMLVAHDGEWTRRRVAGHDAAFKLARKLRIPIYEVAKVGYPQRMRDRQARERALRKRAHRQSLED; encoded by the coding sequence GTGGGTTTGTTCGATCGGCTACGCCGTCGCGGGAAGAAGCCGAGCCGGGCGGCGGTCTCGGACGACGTCGATCACCTGCGCGAATGGGCGGAGACCCGGCGCGGCGTCGAGGCCTTCCTCGAGCCGCCGACCGTCATGACGCAGACGACCTTGATGCTCGTCGCCCACGACGGTGAATGGACGCGACGCCGGGTGGCCGGGCACGATGCGGCGTTCAAGCTGGCTCGTAAGCTCCGCATCCCCATCTACGAGGTGGCCAAGGTCGGCTATCCGCAACGTATGCGCGACCGCCAAGCGCGGGAGCGTGCGTTGCGGAAACGCGCACACCGGCAGTCGTTGGAGGACTGA
- a CDS encoding APC family permease: MAQQPATHEGESPSVLRTSAAAVALALGGMLGAGVFVGVGAASAAAGGLALLGLPLAVLAAVCCAVSSAESSESYRGPGAAYGCVRARLGIVPARIAASSHFVGYAALIAALAGAIGEYAVPGGSLGISLAVPFVVVLAATTGLRLRGTAAWLWLLGTCTVLGLVVVTCLAISPPERTPGVDVEPLGIVAAAGTLFVVFLGFERLTAPDDESQRFPRVTIRRGLIVSLVAATMITAVVAVALLRQFGGARLGLAPAPLRDVLAAAGAQGLEPWVGVGAALVMLPVLLGAVETLRSTALAVVRDRDLPAGLAKTGSHGTPWLLDMLGAAAAGALTALLDPAAALALGACCVLVHYAFANAGVRILLAEDRTWPQRTACLGMALCVVLAVSMPVPALTGAAGAAVLGPLVGGLVSRRWS, translated from the coding sequence GTGGCACAACAGCCTGCGACCCATGAGGGCGAATCGCCTTCGGTGCTGCGTACGAGCGCCGCAGCGGTGGCGTTGGCACTCGGGGGGATGCTCGGCGCCGGGGTGTTCGTCGGCGTGGGCGCGGCCTCGGCCGCCGCGGGCGGGCTGGCCCTGCTCGGACTCCCGCTCGCCGTGCTGGCGGCCGTGTGCTGCGCCGTCTCCTCGGCGGAGAGTTCCGAGAGCTACCGCGGTCCGGGCGCCGCGTACGGCTGTGTGCGGGCGAGGCTGGGTATCGTGCCTGCGCGAATCGCCGCGAGCAGCCACTTCGTCGGTTACGCGGCCCTGATCGCGGCGCTCGCGGGGGCGATCGGCGAGTATGCGGTGCCCGGCGGTTCGCTCGGCATCTCGCTGGCCGTGCCGTTCGTCGTCGTGCTCGCGGCGACCACGGGTCTGCGCCTGCGCGGGACCGCGGCGTGGCTATGGCTGCTGGGCACGTGCACCGTGCTCGGACTCGTCGTCGTGACCTGTTTGGCCATCTCCCCGCCGGAGCGGACGCCGGGGGTGGACGTGGAACCACTGGGGATCGTGGCCGCGGCCGGGACATTGTTCGTCGTGTTCCTCGGGTTCGAGCGGTTGACCGCACCGGACGACGAGTCGCAACGGTTCCCTCGGGTGACGATCCGGCGAGGGCTGATCGTCTCGCTCGTCGCGGCGACCATGATCACCGCCGTGGTGGCGGTGGCGTTGCTGCGGCAGTTCGGCGGAGCACGACTCGGGCTGGCCCCGGCTCCGTTGCGCGACGTTCTTGCGGCCGCGGGTGCGCAGGGACTCGAACCGTGGGTCGGCGTCGGCGCGGCGCTGGTGATGCTGCCGGTGCTGCTCGGTGCGGTGGAGACACTGCGTTCGACCGCACTGGCGGTCGTGCGGGACCGGGATCTGCCTGCCGGACTCGCCAAGACGGGCTCGCACGGCACGCCGTGGCTTCTCGACATGCTCGGGGCCGCGGCCGCCGGTGCGTTGACGGCGTTGCTCGATCCGGCTGCCGCCCTCGCACTGGGCGCATGCTGCGTCCTGGTGCACTACGCCTTCGCCAACGCCGGTGTCCGGATCCTGCTCGCCGAGGACCGGACATGGCCGCAGCGCACCGCCTGCCTCGGGATGGCGCTGTGTGTGGTCCTCGCCGTGAGCATGCCGGTGCCCGCGCTGACCGGGGCGGCCGGTGCCGCCGTGCTCGGCCCGCTCGTCGGTGGCCTGGTCTCGAGACGATGGAGCTGA
- a CDS encoding leucyl aminopeptidase gives MTTPKLNLTDTAAAKLTVDALVVGTVQGSDGPELAVGAERVASAFSGDLGKVLSTLGATGKADEVVKLPAGDGLRADVLLAVGLGKPDANGQIGAEAVRRASGAAARSLAGVSHAATTLSALDLSAAVQGTVMGAYTFTAYKSDKGDDPVSKVDFVVDSAKDDTNKSALKGATAIGKAVTTARDLINTPPNDLFPASFAERAAELGKTAGLHVEVLDDDDLRKGGYGGVLGVGGGSTRTPRLVRMRHKGTKGSKKVALVGKGITFDTGGISIKPAANMEDMTSDMSGAAAIVASMVLAAELNFPLEITATIPMAENMPSGTAYRPGDVLTMYGGKTVEVLNTDAEGRLILADALVRACEDEPDYLVETATLTGAQLVALGTRTPGVLGSEEFRDRVASLSQGVGEGGWAMPMPEELRGELDSKLADLANITGNRWGGMLAAGVFLGEFVAEDVQWAHIDIAGPAWNTKGAWGYTGKGGTGVPVRTIGAVLADIAENG, from the coding sequence GTGACCACACCCAAGCTCAACCTCACCGATACCGCGGCAGCCAAACTGACCGTGGACGCACTCGTCGTCGGTACCGTCCAAGGTTCCGACGGCCCCGAACTCGCCGTGGGCGCAGAGCGGGTCGCGTCCGCGTTCTCGGGTGACCTCGGCAAGGTTCTGAGCACGCTCGGCGCGACCGGCAAGGCCGACGAGGTCGTGAAACTGCCCGCAGGCGACGGGCTGCGCGCCGACGTGCTCCTGGCGGTCGGGCTCGGCAAGCCGGACGCGAACGGTCAGATCGGTGCCGAGGCCGTGCGCCGGGCCTCGGGTGCCGCCGCCCGCTCTCTGGCAGGTGTCTCGCACGCCGCGACCACGTTGTCCGCGCTCGACCTCTCCGCCGCGGTCCAGGGCACCGTGATGGGCGCCTACACGTTCACCGCGTACAAGTCCGACAAGGGCGACGACCCGGTGAGCAAGGTCGACTTCGTCGTCGACAGCGCCAAGGACGACACGAACAAATCCGCGCTCAAGGGCGCGACCGCCATCGGCAAGGCCGTCACGACGGCGCGCGACCTCATCAACACGCCGCCGAACGACCTGTTCCCCGCCTCGTTCGCCGAGCGGGCCGCCGAACTCGGCAAGACCGCCGGCTTGCACGTCGAGGTGCTCGACGACGACGACCTGCGCAAGGGCGGCTACGGCGGCGTCCTCGGCGTCGGCGGTGGCTCCACGCGCACACCGCGTCTGGTGCGGATGCGACACAAGGGCACCAAGGGCTCGAAGAAGGTCGCGCTGGTCGGCAAGGGAATCACCTTCGACACCGGCGGCATCTCGATCAAGCCCGCGGCGAACATGGAGGACATGACCTCGGACATGTCCGGGGCCGCGGCGATCGTGGCGAGCATGGTGCTGGCCGCCGAGCTCAACTTCCCGCTGGAGATCACCGCCACCATCCCGATGGCCGAGAACATGCCGTCGGGAACCGCCTACCGTCCCGGTGACGTCCTCACGATGTACGGCGGCAAGACCGTGGAGGTGCTCAACACCGACGCCGAGGGCCGATTGATCCTGGCCGACGCGCTGGTCCGCGCATGCGAGGACGAACCCGACTACCTCGTCGAGACCGCCACGCTCACCGGCGCCCAGCTGGTCGCACTCGGGACCCGGACCCCGGGCGTGCTCGGCAGCGAGGAGTTCCGCGACCGGGTCGCCTCGCTGTCGCAAGGCGTCGGCGAGGGCGGCTGGGCCATGCCGATGCCGGAGGAACTGCGCGGCGAACTCGACTCCAAGCTCGCCGACCTCGCCAACATCACCGGCAACCGCTGGGGCGGCATGCTCGCGGCGGGAGTGTTCCTCGGTGAGTTCGTCGCCGAGGACGTGCAGTGGGCACACATCGACATCGCAGGCCCTGCCTGGAACACCAAGGGCGCGTGGGGCTACACCGGCAAGGGCGGCACCGGAGTCCCGGTCCGCACCATCGGCGCGGTCCTGGCCGACATCGCCGAGAACGGCTGA
- the lipB gene encoding lipoyl(octanoyl) transferase LipB: MTGADISCRTSAEPVEVRHLGTIDYLSAWELQRQTLDARADGKGPDTFLLLEHPSVYTAGKRTEPEDRPQDGTPVVDVDRGGKITWHGPGQIVGYPIVMLADPIDVVAYVRRLEQALIHVCDQFGLDTGRVDGRSGVWLAAGDGRPERKIAAIGIRVQRGVTMHGLELNCNADLGEFDRIVPCGIADAGVTSLSAELERDVTVDEAMPLVRQAVLDVLDGTLPVAERDLTRATPEAAGMTLALDPDLR, translated from the coding sequence GTGACTGGCGCTGACATTTCCTGCCGGACCTCCGCCGAGCCGGTCGAGGTCCGGCACCTCGGCACGATCGACTACCTGTCCGCGTGGGAGCTGCAACGACAGACCCTGGACGCCCGCGCCGACGGCAAGGGCCCGGACACGTTCCTGCTGTTGGAGCACCCGTCGGTGTACACGGCGGGCAAGCGCACCGAACCGGAGGACCGGCCGCAGGACGGCACGCCGGTCGTCGACGTGGATCGCGGCGGAAAGATCACATGGCACGGTCCGGGCCAGATCGTCGGCTACCCCATCGTGATGCTCGCCGACCCCATCGACGTGGTCGCCTATGTGCGCAGGCTGGAACAGGCCCTCATCCACGTGTGCGACCAGTTCGGCCTGGACACCGGCCGGGTCGACGGACGTAGCGGTGTGTGGCTCGCGGCAGGTGACGGCCGTCCGGAACGCAAGATCGCGGCGATCGGCATCCGCGTCCAGCGGGGCGTGACGATGCACGGCCTCGAGCTGAACTGCAACGCCGACCTCGGCGAATTCGACCGGATCGTGCCGTGTGGCATCGCCGACGCCGGGGTGACCTCGCTGTCCGCCGAATTGGAGCGGGACGTCACGGTGGACGAGGCGATGCCGCTGGTGCGGCAGGCGGTGCTCGACGTCCTCGACGGCACGCTCCCCGTCGCCGAACGGGACCTCACCCGCGCCACGCCGGAGGCCGCGGGCATGACCCTCGCCCTCGACCCCGACCTCCGCTGA